In Raphanus sativus cultivar WK10039 chromosome 5, ASM80110v3, whole genome shotgun sequence, the following proteins share a genomic window:
- the LOC108805100 gene encoding uncharacterized protein LOC108805100, whose protein sequence is MSRCFPFPPPGYEKKIITDDEADSLIKEKQKKEKKHKKDKEKKEKKDKETSKDKHKERKEKKEKHKDKKDRDRDKEKSSASEDKKGACVLPNTKDREPLVTNTVLSNGNGESKFIQDLARRIRDEEATGSQSVGKISFPNGVTENNLRKVDEKRSYAMEKRPENAVPRASSSSDQKGSEFMVKPSEKKDQAKKTELHEKNHRRESVTKSDLPSDSEGIKKNEPKYTTHRSSQEEKKQIGHDKPKYVEGGPRLKERDVVDARNFRVHDLSKASVKDLTADGGVLGKRKDHETNGFLYENGARPNKIQRPVASPITSSVENGRKLGGCQTLPKPVSELQGPVCSNPEVKEEHRVNGFIDSQESRKRPSTSSSVKVKENGEASSKKKRPHSDLKYLDQILNVPQREELHEVGESEEQEWLFGQSGVKLLKKPRTDSSTSLDESLQVWNQALRLESVTDLVALPYVVPF, encoded by the exons ATGTCTCGTTGCTTCCCGTTTCCACCTCCAGGATATGAGAAGAAGATTATAACTGATGATGAAGCAGACTCTTTGATAAAG gaaaaacaaaagaaagaaaagaagcacAAAAAGGAtaaggaaaagaaagagaagaaggatAAAGAAACAAGCAAAGACAAACACAAGGAACGGAAGGAGAAAAAGGAGAAACATAAAGATAAGAAAGACAGAGATCGGGATAAAGAAAAGAGCTCAGCTTCGGAGGACAAAAAAGGTGCTTGTGTTCTGCCCAACACAAAGGACAGGGAGCCGCTTGTTACAAATACCGTGCTGAGTAATGGTAACGGAGAGTCTAAGTTTATACAGGATCTGGCTAGAAGGATCAGAGATGAAGAAGCTACAGGCAGTCAAAGCGTGGGGAAGATTAGTTTTCCCAATGGAGTCACAGAGAACAACCTTAGGAAAGTTGATGAAAAGAGGAGCTACGCCATGGAGAAAAGACCTGAAAATGCGGTTCCTCGAGCATCATCCAGTAGTGATCAGAAAGGATCTGAGTTTATGGTTAAACCATCGGAGAAAAAGGATCAGGCGAAGAAAACAGAACTACATGAGAAGAATCACCGCAGAGAAAGTGTTACAAAGAGTGACTTGCCATCGGACAGCGAAGGGATAAAGAAAAATGAACCAAAGTACACAACACATAGAAGTAGtcaagaggagaagaaacaaATTGGTCATGACAAACCAAAGTATGTAGAGGGAGGGCCGAGGCTAAAAGAGAGAGACGTAGTAGATGCTAGGAACTTTAGAGTGCATGACCTGTCAAAGGCGAGCGTCAAAGATCTTACCGCAGATGGAGGAGTACTTGGCAAACGGAAAGATCATGAGACGAATGGTTTCTTGTATG AGAATGGAGCTAGGCCAAATAAGATACAGAGGCCAGTTGCTTCTCCTATAACATCATCCGTGGAAAACGGACGAAAGTTGGGAGGATGCCAAACTCTTCCTAAACCTGTTTCTGAGTTGCAAGGACCAGTGTGTAGTAATCCAGAGGTCAAGGAGGAGCATAGAGTTAACGGTTTCATTGATTCTCAAGAATCAAGAAAACGTCCATCGACTTCTTCGTCTGTGAAAGTGAAAGAAAACGGTGAAGCATCATCAAAAAAGAAGCGACCTCATTCGGACTTGAAGTATTTGGATCAGATACTGAACGTACCGCAAAGGGAGGAGTTGCATGAGGTTGGTGAGAGTGAGGAACAAGAGTGGCTGTTCGGTCAGTCTGGTGTGAAATTACTAAAGAAGCCAAGGACAGATTCCTCTACTTCATTGGATGAGTCTTTGCAAGTCTGGAACCAGGCTCTTAGATTAGAATCTGTTACTGATCTTGTAGCTCTTCCATATGTGGTTCCCTTCTAG
- the LOC108860638 gene encoding ninja-family protein AFP2-like, translating into MATKFGKDEDAEVELELCLSLGGPLKKATKAQPIECCPDGNSNAVIRWAKDIDVDLNVETRKKREAKQQRSGGGGECKRIKTEVTNGVDLGLSFSNLGNGYGSGQYKENSKDVTIGSPIGSTSDVYDPCQEGGSCELGVSSNRRKPVNSPVNNNILTYKEERAWSMDGPNDAVVEETQQCSNSITKEAGKPPKPRPNSNGVNGSLLPFAKMPCVTSTGNGPDGKTVNGFLYRYSKSEISIICVCHGTSFSPAEFIIHAGGTNVSHPLRHITVVPSTF; encoded by the exons ATGGCGACAAAGTTTGGAAAAGACGAGGATGCTGAGGTCGAGCTTGAGCTATGTCTTTCTCTGGGAGGTCCTTTAAAGAAAGCAACCAAAGCTCAACCGATAGAATGTTGTCCGGACGGTAATTCTAACGCCGTCATCAGATGGGCCAAGGATATTGACGTTGATCTTAATGTCGAGACGAGGAAGAAGCGGGAAGCGAAGCAGCAGAGaagcggaggaggaggagagtgcAAGAGGATCAAAACAGAAGTTACTAACGGCGTGGATTTGGGTTTGAGCTTCAGTAATTTGGGTAACGGGTACGGGTCGGGTCAATATAAGGAAAACAGCAAAGACGTTACAATCGGGTCACCCATTGGCAGCACGTCGGACGTTTACGATCCCTGCCAAGAAG GTGGAAGTTGCGAACTCGGGGTAAGTTCTAACCGAAGAAAACCGGTTAATTCTCCGGTTAATAATAACATTCTAACCTATAAAGAGGAAAGAGCGTGGAGCATGGACGGTCCAAATGATGCGGTGGTAGAGGAGACGCAACAATGTTCCAATTCTATAACCAAAGAAGCTGGAAAGCCTCCAAAACCACGTCCCAACAGCAACGGGGTTAACGGCAGTTTACTTCCGTTTGCTAAAATGCCGTGCGTGACTAGCACCGGTAACGGACCCGATGGGAAAACTGTAAATGGGTTTCTGTATCGGTACTCAAAATCAGAGATTAGTATAATCTGCGTCTGTCACGGAACTTCATTCTCGCCAGCTGAGTTCATCATCCACGCCGGTGGGACCAATGTCTCACATCCGTTAAGACATATAACTGTTGTTCCTTCAACGTTCTag
- the LOC108861583 gene encoding wound-induced basic protein-like, translating into MIYDVNSVLFKSFLSSKFSADKRRVEDRPREQKPKASDNKPVMNE; encoded by the exons ATGATTTACGATGTAAACTCCGTTCTCTTCAAATCCTTTCTCAGCTCTAAGTTCTCTGCGGACAAAAG GAGAGTCGAGGACAGGCCAAGAGAACAGAAGCCCAAAGCCAGCGACAACAAACCTGTCATGAATGAATAA
- the LOC108861582 gene encoding RPM1-interacting protein 4, producing MANRPHVPKFGDWNNQDQPFTAVFDNARINKRADLYESLENSDIKTPPQPAPRIPRPEPPKPAREGTPRAPPPTTQRNKVRAPPPDQLYGGGRDGSGLYGGYVGGGGSGNRQPQAPPRPAQAQPKPNLRGGSNGRGGTTIPPFPGSVGSGENMSYTHIFDQVKEERREGARSYGSTAGNTPSRPFNGQRESPSPNSSKVCCFSWCRKGK from the exons ATGGCA AACCGTCCACACGTTCCAAAGTTTGGGGACTGGAACAACCAAGATCAACCATTCACGGCCGTGTTCGATAACGCGAGGATTAACAAACGAGCAGACTTATACGAATCTTTAGAGAACTCAGATATCAAAACCCCTCCTCAGCCTGCTCCTAGAATTCCACGACCTGAACCACCAAAACCGGCTAGGGAAGGCACACCAAGAGCACCTCCTCCAACAACCCAGAGAAACAAAGTCAGAGCTCCTCCTCCTGATCAGCTCTACGGAGGGGGCAGAGACGGAAGCGGATTATACGGAGGTTATGTAGGTGGAGGTGGATCAGGAAACCGGCAGCCACAAGCTCCTCCTCGTCCCGCACAGGCACAGCCTAAACCCAATCTTAGAGGCGGCAGCAACGGAAGG gGAGGGACGACGATTCCACCATTTCCAGGGTCAGTAGGTTCAGGGGAGAACATGAGTTACACACACATATTCGACCAAGTCAAGGAAGAGAGACGAGAAGGTGCTAGATCCTATGGTAGCACTGCCGGCAACACTCCATCTCGCCCCTTCAACGGTCAACGTGAATCTCCCTCCCCAAACTCCTCCAAG GTCTGCTGCTTTTCATGGTGCAGAAAGGGAAAGTAA